A portion of the Pseudoalteromonas luteoviolacea genome contains these proteins:
- a CDS encoding RodZ domain-containing protein — translation MNLEENETKTESISLGQTLANARTEQSLSFDDIAARLKLNHSQITKLENDEYQTLGPETFVRGYIKSYSSLLGLDSESVLALYETPDVPEQKRNMKSFSRRTEKEANDNRLMVVSYLMLIVFVGLSAFWWWQTASKKDSSEEISGLSEAIATQSSSVTPTSEASPTKAIEPMVTEQQTVASQKNELSESFNMEVAPTTESVNSDAQQVTEQQSSSVNPVADESFNVQIQGSESPVRSPESQNTLATPSMSQVVMYFEQDSWVEIFDATQERVAFGVKKAGYTMTVTGQAPFSVVLGKHQVVSIELDGQPIDISGLPRNRLAKFKLPLAE, via the coding sequence ATGAATCTAGAAGAGAATGAAACGAAGACCGAGTCAATATCGCTCGGTCAGACCTTAGCAAACGCCAGAACAGAGCAGAGTTTAAGCTTTGATGATATTGCTGCTCGTTTAAAACTAAATCACAGCCAAATTACTAAGCTAGAGAATGATGAATATCAAACTTTGGGACCAGAGACGTTTGTAAGAGGTTATATCAAAAGTTACAGCTCGTTACTCGGGTTAGACAGTGAAAGTGTCTTAGCCCTATATGAGACGCCTGATGTGCCAGAACAGAAGCGCAATATGAAAAGCTTTTCTCGGCGCACAGAAAAAGAGGCCAATGATAATCGGCTGATGGTCGTCAGTTATTTGATGCTCATTGTGTTTGTTGGCTTGTCGGCATTTTGGTGGTGGCAAACAGCAAGTAAAAAGGACTCTAGCGAGGAAATTAGTGGCTTGAGTGAGGCAATTGCGACGCAAAGCTCGTCAGTTACCCCTACTTCAGAAGCATCTCCGACAAAGGCGATTGAGCCAATGGTTACTGAGCAACAAACTGTGGCAAGTCAAAAAAATGAGCTTAGTGAGTCATTCAATATGGAAGTTGCACCAACAACGGAATCAGTAAATAGTGATGCTCAGCAAGTCACCGAGCAACAAAGTAGCTCAGTTAATCCAGTTGCTGATGAAAGCTTCAATGTACAAATACAAGGCTCTGAGTCACCTGTTCGATCGCCAGAGTCTCAAAATACGCTTGCTACACCTTCTATGAGTCAAGTTGTCATGTATTTTGAACAAGATAGTTGGGTAGAGATCTTTGATGCAACCCAAGAAAGAGTTGCATTTGGTGTAAAAAAAGCTGGTTATACAATGACAGTCACAGGCCAAGCGCCTTTTTCTGTTGTGCTAGGTAAACACCAAGTGGTAAGTATTGAATTGGATGGTCAACCGATCGATATATCTGGATTACCACGAAATCGTTTAGCAAAATTTAAATTACCGTTAGCAGAGTAG